In Bacteroidota bacterium, a single window of DNA contains:
- the porU gene encoding type IX secretion system sortase PorU — protein MRKILLSVAACMPIAALQANGASGIFSDVRVIESTAGGITLEFVPRYTAGEKILSEGKTFQTIEFRQNSRQSYADAGKPDIRFRTIAIGLPGRRNNRVSVLSSEFQNVAGLSLAPVPALSPSQSNPAGKSYKQSASAFASYSPPALALLDKVGMVKGTYVGYLKIYPVQYSGEAGTIKKYSRIVVRVEFGPRERTTAPAADDDWMRASLLNYPVVKRSLQASAAGKMNAASNSVLSSGTWYKLQISGDGMYKIDATYLAALGIDRTGIPSIRDIKIYGGNGVTLPADLTQPRAADLTQLPVLYVDANGNAKFDAEDYILFYGQGVTGWTYDPVAKQFSHYINHYTNNNVYFLQYAPGTGNGLQMANEAEPSSGTPVTTAVGKVFFQEEKTNVDDSGLEWYSAPMNPNDSRVIINKLDGYIPGSIINYKYELLSHADVTAVFSIQESGNQIASVVIPGQDDATLALDIYDYALKGDGTGSAVLPSPSAGTSNLKIGYSAAGAVATGYINWIELTYQQQLAAVGDALLFTSPDNSGSVEYDLSGYSSAPFSVFDITDSVKLMSSQAQQIAGTYLFRDNLTAGKVKRYWAGTTAAYKTPSSFVRIPNTNLRGNVAGADFVIVTHHDFVSEALRLKAHKEGLPGADALKTFVVEVDTLYNEFGNGLPDPVAIRDFLEYAVNNWQLPPRYVLFFGDACFDYKNILNLDRNWVPTYETPETDYQIYTYGYDDFYTYLEPGNTATASMPSGRLAVRSLDEARLTVDRIIQYESAPPPGTWKNLITIVSDDRNVDGALDDAPNPEQADIIAENDVPKSYDLKKIYEEAYPTVIASTGRTKPAVRQAIIDQINRGTLVMNYTGHGNPKVWSHETILTRDDVGTQFFNANMPTLFVAATCDWARYDDAASQSSAEVAIVNPNGGAIGVVAPDREVYSTENFELNDQLYQYYFPADQYARTPRLGDGLLMAKNNIFSDLDNSRKYHLLGDPTLRLAVPQLVMQIDSINGKPVSGAAFDTLQALSKVTVTASVRDVNGIIQNINSDSALVNIYDAEVLDSVFDSGVVGGAWTHSFEFLVPGPTIYKGENTIHNGRVSATFIIPKDISYENKQGKVAVYFSGNGTDGRGYTTQVIVGGTAASVANDTQGPTVTIYFDTRSFRSGDLVTESPTLIVDLSDSSGINDAGSGVGHGLEAWLDGDTKGLDLTDYYTGARDNYQAGTIVYQFNGLAPGKHTLAVRAWDVYNNPTTSQVDFSVAASTSLALENVYNIPDPVRSTTTFTFQHNQLTPINVEIKIYTVAGRLIQTLSSSNYPDRFVQIPWDCRDHDGSRIANGTYLYKVVAKTVDGKFASEALGKMAIVR, from the coding sequence TTGCGAAAAATTCTCCTCTCGGTTGCGGCTTGTATGCCGATTGCGGCGCTGCAGGCAAACGGTGCATCCGGAATTTTTTCGGATGTGCGCGTCATCGAGTCGACGGCAGGGGGGATCACGCTGGAGTTTGTTCCCCGCTATACGGCGGGAGAGAAGATCCTCAGCGAGGGGAAGACGTTCCAAACGATCGAATTCCGGCAAAACTCCCGGCAGAGTTACGCCGATGCCGGCAAGCCGGACATCCGTTTCCGGACCATCGCGATCGGTCTTCCGGGCCGGAGGAATAACCGCGTGTCCGTTCTTAGTTCGGAATTCCAGAATGTCGCCGGCCTTTCGCTGGCGCCGGTGCCGGCGCTCTCACCTTCCCAGTCGAACCCGGCCGGAAAGAGCTACAAGCAGTCCGCTTCAGCGTTTGCATCCTATTCACCGCCGGCGCTCGCTCTCCTCGACAAGGTAGGGATGGTCAAAGGGACGTATGTCGGATACCTGAAAATATATCCCGTTCAGTACAGCGGCGAAGCGGGGACGATAAAGAAATATTCGCGGATCGTGGTGCGCGTGGAGTTCGGACCGCGGGAACGGACCACCGCTCCGGCGGCCGATGACGATTGGATGCGAGCTTCTCTATTGAACTATCCAGTGGTGAAACGCTCGCTCCAGGCAAGCGCTGCAGGAAAGATGAATGCGGCTTCAAACAGCGTGTTGTCGTCGGGGACATGGTATAAGCTCCAGATCTCAGGCGACGGAATGTACAAGATCGACGCGACATACCTGGCAGCGCTTGGCATCGACCGTACGGGCATTCCGTCGATACGGGATATCAAGATCTACGGCGGCAATGGTGTGACGCTCCCCGCCGACTTAACACAGCCGCGGGCGGCCGATCTGACACAGCTCCCGGTTCTTTACGTTGATGCTAACGGCAATGCGAAGTTCGATGCTGAGGATTACATTCTTTTTTACGGCCAGGGGGTGACCGGATGGACCTATGATCCGGTGGCGAAACAGTTTTCTCATTACATCAACCATTACACCAACAACAATGTCTACTTTCTTCAATACGCTCCCGGCACGGGGAACGGTCTGCAAATGGCGAACGAAGCCGAGCCAAGTTCCGGGACTCCCGTAACAACAGCAGTCGGGAAAGTGTTTTTTCAGGAAGAAAAGACCAATGTTGACGATTCAGGGCTTGAATGGTACAGCGCTCCGATGAACCCGAATGACTCGCGCGTCATCATCAACAAACTGGATGGCTACATCCCCGGCTCGATCATCAACTATAAGTATGAATTGCTTTCTCACGCGGATGTCACCGCTGTTTTTTCGATCCAGGAATCGGGAAACCAGATCGCTTCGGTGGTTATACCAGGCCAGGACGATGCAACGCTCGCTCTCGATATTTATGACTATGCTTTGAAAGGGGATGGAACGGGCTCGGCTGTGCTCCCCTCACCTTCGGCAGGAACAAGCAACCTCAAGATCGGCTATAGCGCCGCGGGAGCGGTAGCTACGGGATATATCAACTGGATTGAGTTGACGTATCAGCAGCAGCTCGCCGCAGTAGGCGATGCTCTTCTTTTTACGTCGCCCGATAATTCTGGTTCCGTGGAGTATGATCTCTCGGGGTATTCGTCAGCGCCATTTTCAGTTTTTGACATTACCGATTCTGTAAAACTGATGTCATCGCAGGCTCAGCAGATAGCCGGCACGTACCTTTTCAGGGATAATCTTACCGCGGGAAAAGTGAAACGGTACTGGGCAGGAACGACCGCCGCCTATAAGACTCCGTCCAGCTTCGTCCGGATTCCCAATACAAACCTTCGGGGCAATGTCGCAGGCGCCGATTTTGTCATCGTCACTCATCATGATTTCGTCTCTGAAGCCTTGAGGCTGAAGGCTCACAAAGAAGGCCTTCCGGGAGCCGACGCGCTGAAGACGTTCGTCGTCGAAGTCGATACTCTCTATAATGAGTTTGGAAACGGATTGCCCGATCCGGTTGCCATACGGGATTTTTTGGAATACGCAGTGAACAACTGGCAGCTGCCGCCGCGCTACGTCCTTTTTTTCGGAGATGCCTGCTTCGACTACAAGAATATTTTGAATCTTGACAGAAATTGGGTGCCGACGTACGAGACTCCGGAAACAGATTATCAGATCTATACCTACGGGTACGATGATTTTTATACGTACCTCGAGCCCGGGAATACGGCGACCGCCAGTATGCCGAGCGGGCGGCTTGCCGTGCGCAGTCTCGACGAGGCCCGGCTCACGGTCGATCGGATCATCCAATACGAATCCGCCCCCCCGCCCGGGACATGGAAGAATCTCATTACGATCGTGTCGGACGACCGGAACGTCGACGGCGCCCTCGATGATGCTCCGAACCCCGAGCAGGCGGATATCATCGCAGAAAACGATGTGCCAAAATCGTATGACCTGAAAAAGATCTATGAAGAGGCATATCCGACCGTGATCGCATCGACCGGGAGGACCAAGCCTGCAGTCCGCCAGGCTATCATTGATCAGATCAACCGCGGAACGCTCGTGATGAACTATACGGGGCACGGCAACCCGAAAGTATGGTCGCACGAGACCATCCTGACACGGGACGATGTCGGCACGCAGTTTTTCAACGCAAACATGCCGACCCTCTTTGTTGCGGCGACTTGCGATTGGGCCCGGTATGATGACGCCGCTTCGCAGAGCTCCGCCGAAGTGGCGATCGTGAATCCCAACGGGGGGGCGATCGGCGTGGTTGCTCCGGACAGGGAGGTATATTCTACTGAAAATTTCGAATTGAACGATCAGCTTTACCAGTATTATTTCCCCGCCGACCAGTACGCACGAACTCCCCGTTTGGGAGACGGGCTGTTGATGGCCAAAAACAATATTTTCAGCGATCTCGACAATTCCCGCAAGTACCATCTACTCGGCGACCCGACGCTTCGCCTGGCTGTCCCGCAGCTGGTGATGCAGATCGATTCGATCAACGGAAAGCCCGTTTCCGGCGCCGCCTTCGACACGCTCCAGGCGCTCAGCAAGGTGACCGTCACGGCGTCCGTGCGTGATGTCAACGGCATCATTCAGAATATCAACAGCGATTCTGCGCTTGTGAACATTTACGATGCGGAAGTATTGGATTCGGTCTTCGATAGCGGCGTTGTGGGCGGAGCATGGACACATAGTTTTGAGTTTCTGGTGCCGGGGCCGACAATCTATAAAGGGGAAAACACGATCCATAACGGGAGAGTGTCGGCAACGTTCATCATCCCCAAGGATATTTCGTACGAGAACAAGCAGGGAAAGGTTGCGGTCTATTTTTCCGGAAACGGAACTGACGGCCGCGGATATACAACACAGGTGATCGTCGGCGGCACGGCGGCCTCCGTTGCGAACGATACGCAGGGACCGACCGTCACTATTTATTTTGATACGCGCTCCTTCCGCTCCGGCGACCTCGTGACCGAGAGTCCGACGCTGATCGTCGATCTTTCCGACAGCAGCGGCATCAACGATGCGGGTAGCGGTGTCGGCCACGGTTTGGAGGCATGGCTTGACGGCGATACGAAAGGACTCGACCTGACCGACTACTACACCGGTGCGAGGGACAATTATCAGGCGGGCACGATCGTCTACCAGTTCAACGGGCTGGCGCCAGGAAAGCACACCCTTGCCGTCCGGGCCTGGGATGTCTATAATAATCCGACGACGAGCCAGGTGGATTTCTCTGTAGCCGCGAGCACATCCCTGGCGCTGGAGAATGTGTACAATATACCCGATCCCGTCCGGTCGACGACGACCTTTACGTTCCAGCATAATCAACTGACGCCGATCAACGTTGAAATAAAAATTTACACCGTGGCGGGACGGTTGATTCAAACGCTCTCGAGCAGCAACTATCCCGATCGGTTTGTCCAGATACCATGGGATTGCCGCGATCACGACGGCTCGAGAATTGCCAACGGAACGTACCTCTATAAAGTTGTCGCAAAAACCGTGGACGGAAAATTCGCGAGCGAGGCCCTCGGCAAAATGGCGATCGTGCGATAA
- the glgA gene encoding glycogen synthase GlgA: MSKPLNILFVSSEVEPFAKTGGLADVSGTLPQVIKDSGHEIRIIMPRYGSISERKFKLHDVIRLKDIEVPIGSEYKAANVNSSFIANVKSKVQVYFLANKELYERPGIYTSPDSKKDYADNDVRFIFFCRGVLETLKRLGWQPDIIHCNDWQTGLIPAYIKTIYSNDPFFKHMKTVFTIHNLAYQGTFPAPSFDKTGLPASEFTKEGVEFYGKLNFMKAGLVYSDVITTVSEKYAEEICTSEEYGCGLEGVLQKKKSHLHGIINGIDYTIWNPETDEHIVKRFDVRTLEGKADNKRELLSKFGLGYKENVPLIGIISRLVDQKGLDLIKEIADEMMKLDLQFVMLAAGEKRYQDYFESMHKKFSSKMGIYIGYNDELAHLIEAGCDMYLMPSRYEPCGLNQLYSLKYGTVPVVRATGGLEDTIQDFDGNSGTGFKFKKYDSKELLKTIHRALKVYQDDAAWKKIMRTGMQQDFSWESSAKKYTNLYRNLVKQ, from the coding sequence ATGTCGAAACCCCTCAATATTCTTTTCGTCTCGAGTGAAGTCGAACCATTTGCCAAAACAGGGGGACTGGCGGACGTCTCCGGGACCCTTCCTCAGGTCATCAAAGATTCGGGGCACGAAATCCGCATCATCATGCCGCGGTACGGTTCCATCAGCGAACGGAAATTCAAGCTGCACGACGTCATTCGCCTCAAAGACATCGAAGTCCCCATCGGGAGCGAATACAAAGCCGCAAACGTCAACTCGTCGTTCATCGCGAACGTCAAATCAAAAGTCCAGGTATATTTTCTAGCCAACAAGGAATTATACGAACGTCCCGGCATCTACACCAGCCCGGACAGCAAAAAGGACTATGCCGACAACGATGTCCGTTTCATCTTTTTTTGCCGGGGAGTTCTTGAGACATTGAAGCGCCTCGGATGGCAGCCGGACATCATTCACTGCAACGACTGGCAGACCGGCCTTATTCCGGCATACATCAAAACGATCTACAGCAACGACCCGTTCTTCAAGCACATGAAGACCGTGTTCACCATTCACAACCTCGCCTACCAGGGAACATTCCCAGCGCCGTCGTTCGATAAGACGGGCCTCCCCGCATCGGAATTCACGAAAGAGGGGGTGGAGTTTTACGGGAAGTTGAATTTCATGAAGGCGGGGCTGGTCTACTCCGACGTCATCACCACCGTGAGCGAGAAGTACGCGGAAGAGATCTGCACCTCCGAAGAATACGGCTGCGGACTCGAAGGGGTCCTGCAGAAGAAAAAGTCGCATCTGCACGGCATCATCAACGGCATCGACTACACGATCTGGAACCCCGAAACCGACGAGCACATCGTCAAGCGTTTCGACGTCAGGACGCTCGAAGGAAAGGCGGACAACAAGAGGGAGCTGCTTTCGAAATTCGGCCTCGGCTACAAGGAGAATGTCCCCCTCATCGGCATCATCTCCCGGCTCGTCGACCAAAAAGGGCTCGACCTGATCAAAGAAATAGCCGACGAGATGATGAAGCTCGACCTTCAGTTCGTGATGCTGGCCGCCGGTGAGAAACGTTACCAGGACTACTTCGAATCGATGCACAAGAAATTCTCGTCGAAAATGGGAATTTACATCGGCTACAACGACGAGCTGGCGCATCTCATCGAGGCCGGTTGCGACATGTACCTGATGCCTTCACGGTACGAGCCGTGCGGGCTGAACCAGCTCTACAGCCTTAAATACGGCACGGTCCCCGTCGTGCGCGCGACCGGAGGCCTGGAGGATACCATCCAGGATTTCGACGGCAACAGCGGCACAGGGTTCAAATTCAAAAAATACGATTCGAAAGAGCTCCTCAAGACGATCCATCGCGCATTGAAAGTGTACCAGGACGACGCCGCGTGGAAAAAGATTATGAGGACCGGCATGCAGCAGGATTTTTCGTGGGAATCGTCGGCGAAGAAATATACGAATCTCTATAGAAATCTTGTCAAGCAATAA
- a CDS encoding HAD family hydrolase: MTQSDIAVFLDRDGTVNVEEKFIASAEQLRLIPRSARAIRELNDLGAKVFIITNQSGVARGYFSEDAVHEVNEALKALLKKEGAAVDDFFYCPHLPGAADKRYDVVCDCRKPKPGMLHQARDRYGIDLRRSFVIGDRCVDVGAGKAVGAGTVMVMTGYGAEDIPNCRNLPDFVAPDLFDGVQYVKETIAARSRSFTQSSPA; this comes from the coding sequence ATGACCCAATCCGATATTGCGGTGTTCCTCGATCGCGACGGAACCGTCAACGTGGAAGAGAAATTCATCGCATCGGCAGAACAGCTCCGCCTCATTCCCCGCAGCGCACGAGCCATCCGAGAACTCAACGATCTGGGAGCGAAGGTTTTCATCATTACCAATCAGTCGGGCGTGGCGCGCGGATACTTCTCCGAGGATGCGGTGCACGAGGTCAACGAAGCGCTCAAGGCGCTGTTGAAGAAGGAAGGCGCGGCCGTCGACGATTTTTTTTACTGCCCTCACCTTCCGGGAGCAGCGGACAAACGATACGACGTCGTCTGCGACTGCCGGAAGCCGAAACCGGGAATGCTCCATCAAGCCCGCGACAGGTACGGCATCGACCTTCGCCGATCTTTTGTCATCGGCGACCGGTGCGTCGACGTCGGAGCCGGTAAAGCGGTCGGCGCCGGGACCGTGATGGTGATGACGGGATACGGAGCCGAGGACATTCCCAACTGCCGAAACCTGCCGGATTTCGTCGCACCCGACCTGTTTGACGGCGTCCAGTACGTCAAGGAAACAATTGCGGCCAGGAGCCGCTCATTCACTCAGTCCTCTCCAGCATGA
- a CDS encoding DNRLRE domain-containing protein produces MNALQKSYPVIFIILMLMNGCSQSPTSVGAKLIPGSARYSSHDTTIAAVGDTSFKFSQANGSGASLLVGNYASVNATSLLLFAAYLPDTLTTVQIDTAELTLTSNYGWHVSLPPVPAQFQIKEVLSSWSSSTVTVDSLSTIAMAPTNSALVTITSQDTLSSTLAIVTQIDTSLVRRWINISADTLLPRFFSLALVPAPGTVNCGVWGFSSFNSSTPPTLTIIYEKNGVKDSTSLTNGVGTFLAASSPILASAGIQTQGGISEYSIIKFNLKPPLFDSVASNRIIVNNATMSLTLKNSQSSVGYGSIDSVVAYLAGSATQLDSVGSSYYGYGYRKDTSQTTNSVYIFNITSMVQQWINVPSGNFGAELRALGGSSNVDRHVFYSSADSVYGPKLSITYTKK; encoded by the coding sequence ATGAACGCGTTGCAGAAGTCATACCCTGTCATTTTTATTATTCTTATGTTGATGAACGGATGCAGCCAGAGCCCGACGTCGGTCGGTGCCAAGCTGATCCCGGGGAGCGCCAGATACAGCTCTCATGACACGACCATCGCTGCGGTCGGCGATACGTCATTCAAGTTTTCCCAGGCTAATGGGTCCGGCGCAAGCCTCCTGGTCGGAAATTACGCATCAGTGAACGCGACGTCGCTCCTCCTCTTCGCGGCGTACCTTCCGGATACGCTCACGACAGTACAGATCGATACCGCTGAACTGACGCTGACATCAAATTACGGATGGCACGTCTCGCTTCCCCCTGTCCCAGCTCAATTTCAGATTAAGGAAGTTCTATCATCGTGGTCGTCGTCGACGGTGACGGTCGACTCTTTAAGTACCATCGCCATGGCGCCGACCAATTCCGCACTTGTCACGATCACAAGCCAGGATACGCTGAGCTCCACGCTGGCGATCGTTACGCAAATCGATACCTCCCTCGTACGCCGATGGATCAATATCTCTGCCGACACCCTGCTGCCGAGGTTTTTCAGCCTCGCGCTTGTTCCCGCCCCGGGAACGGTGAACTGCGGCGTGTGGGGTTTCTCTAGTTTCAACAGCAGCACGCCGCCGACATTGACCATCATCTATGAGAAGAACGGAGTGAAGGATTCGACGAGCCTCACGAACGGCGTCGGAACCTTTCTTGCTGCGAGCAGTCCCATCCTGGCTTCGGCGGGGATACAAACCCAGGGGGGGATCTCCGAATACAGCATTATCAAATTCAACCTCAAGCCGCCGCTCTTCGATTCCGTGGCGTCAAACAGAATCATCGTCAACAATGCGACGATGTCCCTGACGCTGAAAAATTCCCAAAGCTCGGTCGGCTACGGTTCGATCGACAGCGTTGTAGCGTACCTTGCGGGAAGCGCAACACAGCTCGACTCGGTGGGGAGCTCTTATTACGGGTACGGCTACCGCAAGGACACGAGCCAGACAACCAACAGCGTGTACATTTTCAACATCACCTCGATGGTGCAGCAATGGATCAACGTCCCCAGCGGCAATTTCGGCGCCGAGCTGCGCGCATTGGGAGGCAGTTCGAACGTCGACAGGCATGTATTCTATTCTTCGGCAGATTCGGTGTATGGACCTAAACTCTCCATCACGTACACAAAAAAGTAA
- the rpiB gene encoding ribose 5-phosphate isomerase B — translation MIALASDHAGFSYKEKIKTVLNELQLPFTDFGATSNESTDYPDYGHAAASAVSNGTCDRGILVCGTGIGMSIVANKHKGVRAAACETIEAAELSRKHNDANILCIGERLTTWDEAQSIVRIFLRTDFEGGRHERRVAKIHSLTSC, via the coding sequence ATGATTGCACTCGCCAGCGACCACGCCGGATTTTCCTACAAGGAAAAAATTAAAACGGTGCTCAACGAACTACAGCTCCCGTTCACCGATTTCGGCGCCACCTCGAACGAATCGACGGACTATCCCGACTACGGCCACGCGGCGGCGTCGGCGGTCTCGAACGGGACATGCGACAGAGGAATTCTGGTGTGCGGAACGGGCATCGGCATGTCGATCGTCGCGAACAAGCACAAGGGGGTGCGGGCGGCGGCATGTGAAACGATCGAAGCTGCGGAGTTATCGCGCAAACACAATGACGCCAATATCCTTTGCATCGGGGAACGGCTTACGACATGGGATGAAGCCCAGTCGATCGTAAGAATTTTTCTCAGGACAGATTTTGAGGGAGGTCGCCACGAACGGAGGGTCGCAAAGATCCATTCCCTCACGTCGTGCTGA